One Solibacillus sp. R5-41 DNA segment encodes these proteins:
- a CDS encoding DUF3888 domain-containing protein, translating to MLMNMLTPYIENDLRNYYYPKIVKDFSPSVAPWKIEVLETRRINGFRGFQLQITFDIEPTDGGQWIPIGKDRMTYEISSGPEVKLVNHTHLKTYKYPPE from the coding sequence ATGCTTATGAATATGCTGACTCCTTATATTGAAAATGATTTGCGTAACTATTATTATCCAAAGATTGTAAAGGATTTTTCACCTAGTGTCGCCCCTTGGAAAATTGAGGTGTTAGAAACAAGAAGAATTAATGGCTTTCGTGGCTTCCAATTGCAAATTACATTTGACATAGAGCCTACTGATGGCGGGCAATGGATTCCAATAGGGAAAGACAGAATGACCTATGAAATTTCTTCTGGACCTGAAGTTAAATTAGTAAATCACACACACTTAAAAACATATAAATACCCTCCAGAATGA
- a CDS encoding GNAT family N-acetyltransferase, with translation MDKLLQHLQRVGVNYIKSDSIIFLEILENRLHFASEIDELINELLDKLQSSKLKKVRFECPKILLDSLNCTSTKMDIIGERVIYKRSLMTPLNVSIPEYEVWSFSENNSIFFLSEVMGTSFIDTERFLTGMRTELPSQVKEMFTVYIVNNEPVGVVLPHIEPNTDNEGRIFWIGIHPNFLGTGLGKNLHSIGLYRLKNEFRAKSYLGMTQVNNIPMRNIMVSNGCIQNKNTVISLQYSI, from the coding sequence GTGGATAAATTGCTTCAACATTTACAAAGAGTTGGCGTAAATTACATAAAAAGTGATAGTATAATTTTTTTAGAAATTTTAGAGAACAGACTTCATTTTGCTTCTGAAATAGATGAACTTATAAATGAACTTTTAGATAAATTACAAAGTAGTAAACTGAAAAAAGTTAGGTTTGAGTGTCCTAAAATTCTTTTAGATAGCTTAAATTGTACTAGTACTAAAATGGATATTATTGGTGAAAGGGTTATATATAAGAGATCTTTAATGACACCATTAAATGTTTCAATACCAGAATATGAAGTATGGTCATTTTCTGAGAATAACTCTATCTTTTTTTTATCTGAAGTGATGGGTACAAGTTTTATTGATACAGAGAGGTTTTTAACTGGAATGAGGACCGAACTCCCGTCACAAGTAAAGGAAATGTTTACAGTGTATATAGTTAATAATGAACCTGTTGGTGTAGTTTTACCCCATATAGAACCAAATACAGATAATGAAGGACGCATTTTTTGGATAGGCATTCATCCTAATTTTCTGGGTACAGGATTGGGAAAGAACTTACATTCAATAGGATTATACAGATTGAAAAATGAATTTAGAGCCAAGTCTTATTTAGGAATGACTCAAGTTAACAATATTCCAATGAGAAATATAATGGTTTCAAACGGATGCATTCAAAATAAAAACACAGTAATTTCTTTACAATATTCTATTTAG